In the Bacteroidales bacterium genome, CCCTGGCTTTTTCAATGGCCATTGACAGCGCTTCGGGTTCTTCCGGATTCGGTGAAATGACGGTGGGGAAGTTTCCATCCGGGATATTTTGTGCATCCACACCATAAATGTTTTTAAAACCAAACTCCCTCAGGCAAATCGGCACCAGATGTACCGCGGTTCCATGGATCGGGGTAAAAACGATTTTGAAATTTTTTTGACGAGCAATGGCTTCTGGCGCGAGGGTCAAACCTTTTACTGCTTCTATGTAAGCTCTGTCAACTTCTTCGCCAACGCCGGATATAAGTTCAGGACGGCTGATGAAATTAACTTCGGCAGGCGAAGTGATTTTCTGCACTTCGCTGATAACGTTTTTATCATGAGGAGGAACCAGTTGGCCACCATCATTCCAATAAACTTTATATCCGTTGTATTCTTTGGGATTGTGCGAAGCCGTAACCATTACACCTGTGTGACAACCAAGGTGGCGGATGGTGAAGGAGAGGACAGGGGTAGGGTGAATTTCATTGAACAGATAAACCTGGATACCATTGGCTGAAAATACCTCGGCAGTGATTTTTGCAAAGTACGGACTATTGTTGCGCGAGTCGAAAGCGATGGCTGCTTTAAGGCTTTTGCCCGGAAATGATTTTATTACATAATTTGCCAGGCCTTGAGTGGCCATTCCCACCGTGTATTTGTTCATGCGGTTGGTTCCCACACCCATAATGCCCCGCAGTCCGCCAGTTCCAAACTCCAGGTGCCTGTAAAATGAGTCGGTAAGTTCTTCCTTATCATCATCAATGAGGCGCTGGACTTTGCCGCGGGTTTCTTCGTCAAATTGCTCACTAAGCCATGCCTGGGCTTTGGTAATGATTGCCGGATCGGTTGGTTTCATTTGATTTAAGGTTTGTTGGTGTAATCTTTATTCAAAATTCCAAATTCAATATTCTACATTCTAAACCCTATATTGCTATTTCGGTAAACGTACATTCAATCAAATTTGTTTTTGCATGAATTGAAGGCAGAGTGCAAGGCTGTCTTTCCACCACGGAATATGAATTTCAACATCTTTTTTGATCTTAGATTTATCAAGAACGCTATAGGGTGGTCTGGGGGCTGCTGTCGGGTAGTCTGCTGATCTGATCGGAACAATCTTACATTGTAAACCGCGTAACTCAATAATTGCATTGGCAAAATCATACCATGAGCAAACGCCTTCGTTGGAATAGTTATAAATGTGTTGACCTTCAATTTTTCTACTTTTCAACATATCCAATATGCACTTCGCCAGATCGGCAGCGTAGGTTGGCGTTCCAACCTGGTCGTAAACGATGTTGATAATCTCCTTTTCCCTTGCAAGCCTCAAAATGGTTTTAACGAAATTATGCCCATAAGCAGAATATAACCAAGAGGTTCGGATGATAATGGCACAAGAGGCGGAATTCAAAATTGCCGTTTCGCCTTCCAATTTCGATTTCCCGTACACTGATGACGGGTTAGGAGTATCCTGTTCGGTGTACGGTTCGAAATGCTGCCCATCAAAAATATAATCGGTGGAAAAATGCACCAGTGTGAAATGATGTTTTGCAGCAAGTTCTGTAAGTATTGCTGGCGCTTCTTTGTTGAGTTTAAAGGCAAGTTCAGGTTCGCTTTCGGCTTTGTCAACAGCCGTGTAGGCAGCACAATTAATAAGGAAATCAATGTTGTGCTTTTTGATGAATGATTCGCATGCGATTCGTTCGGTAATATCCAGCTCAGGCAGATCGGTGAAGATCATGTTGAAGTTGGGATAATGGATTGAAAGGTTTCTCAACTCATTTCCCAGCTGACCGTTGCTGCCTGTTACCAAGATGTTTTTCATGGTGACTGTTATTTCTTTTACCGCAAGGGCGCAAAGGCGCGAATAATTGGAGTTTAATATAGCTTTCTTATCGTCTTTGCGTCTTAGCGGTTAAAATTAAATTTTGAGAAAGCCTCACAGGATTACAAAGTTAGAGTTTCCCTGAAATACTGAATGGTTTTTACCAGACCTTCCTCTAAAGGGATTTTCGGTTCCCAGCCAAGTATTTCCCTTGCTTTGCTGATATCAGGTTGGCGTTG is a window encoding:
- a CDS encoding phospho-sugar mutase, which produces MKPTDPAIITKAQAWLSEQFDEETRGKVQRLIDDDKEELTDSFYRHLEFGTGGLRGIMGVGTNRMNKYTVGMATQGLANYVIKSFPGKSLKAAIAFDSRNNSPYFAKITAEVFSANGIQVYLFNEIHPTPVLSFTIRHLGCHTGVMVTASHNPKEYNGYKVYWNDGGQLVPPHDKNVISEVQKITSPAEVNFISRPELISGVGEEVDRAYIEAVKGLTLAPEAIARQKNFKIVFTPIHGTAVHLVPICLREFGFKNIYGVDAQNIPDGNFPTVISPNPEEPEALSMAIEKAREVDADIVMATDPDGDRVGIAVKDNHGEFILLNGNQAASVLIYYLLHKWQEKGWLTGNEFIVKTIVTSELLSRIAQKYKVESFDVLTGFKYIAEIIRELEGKMKFIGGGEESYGYLVGDFVRDKDAVVSCCMLAEAAAWAADQGKSFFDVLLDIYIEFGFYKEKLLSVTKKGKAGAEAIAAMMDNFRRIPPQEIAGTRLEIIKDYQKQLEMNLATGITSPIDLPASNVLQFFLADGSKIAIRPSGTEPKIKFYFGIRGELSNRQSFDATDNLMEERINRIIKDMEI
- the rfbD gene encoding dTDP-4-dehydrorhamnose reductase gives rise to the protein MKNILVTGSNGQLGNELRNLSIHYPNFNMIFTDLPELDITERIACESFIKKHNIDFLINCAAYTAVDKAESEPELAFKLNKEAPAILTELAAKHHFTLVHFSTDYIFDGQHFEPYTEQDTPNPSSVYGKSKLEGETAILNSASCAIIIRTSWLYSAYGHNFVKTILRLAREKEIINIVYDQVGTPTYAADLAKCILDMLKSRKIEGQHIYNYSNEGVCSWYDFANAIIELRGLQCKIVPIRSADYPTAAPRPPYSVLDKSKIKKDVEIHIPWWKDSLALCLQFMQKQI